In a single window of the Balaenoptera acutorostrata chromosome 3, mBalAcu1.1, whole genome shotgun sequence genome:
- the CDNF gene encoding cerebral dopamine neurotrophic factor, whose translation MWCGSPAAVVAFCAGLWVSNPGRAQGQEAGGRLGADCEVCQEFLNRFYNSLIARGVNFSLDTIEKELISFCLDVKGKENRLCYYLGATKDAATKILSEVTRPMSVHMPAVKICEKLKKMDSQICELKYEKKLDLASVDLSKMRVAELKQILYSWGEECRACAEKTDYVNLIKELAPKYTATYPKTEL comes from the exons ATGTGGTGCGGGAGCCCAGCCGCAGTGGTGGCCTTTTGCGCCGGGCTTTGGGTCTCTAACCCGGGGCGGGCGCAGGGCCAGGAGGCCGGGGGGCGGCTGGGCGCCGACTGTGAAG TGTGTCAAGAATTCTTGAACCGATTCTACAACTCCTTGATTGCCAGAGGAGTCAACTTTTCTCTGGACACCATAGAAAAAGAATTGATCAGCTTTTGCTTGGatgtcaaaggaaaagaaaaccgcCTG TGCTACTATCTAGGAGCAACAAAAGATGCGGCCACAAAGATCCTAAGTGAGGTCACTCGCCCAATGAGTGTGCACATGCCTGCAGTGAAGATTTGCGAGAAGCTGAAGAAGATGGACAGTCAGATCTGTGAGCTGAAATATG aaaaaaaattggatttgGCATCAGTGGACCTGTCCAAGATGAGAGTAGCAGAGCTGAAACAGATACTGTACAGCTGGGGAGAAGAATGCAGGGCCTGTGCGGAAAAAACCGACTATGTGAATCTCATCAAAGAACTGGCGCCCAAGTACACAGCGACGTACCCCAAAACAGAACTCTGA